One part of the Entelurus aequoreus isolate RoL-2023_Sb linkage group LG05, RoL_Eaeq_v1.1, whole genome shotgun sequence genome encodes these proteins:
- the LOC133649815 gene encoding ankyrin repeat domain-containing protein SOWAHA-like, translated as MLSQESVLSVLQSAGGRVKKSELVSLFKDLVDCDDPAEKTRNRELFKAFVNNVAYVKESEGVRYVVLRKSHRKGLPEDREDPEGKEEGPQGEDKTTGLLSPFEIALRKSKEDSRLKEQRRLGSTVKPFALPLRMPPTDVRVDPPENPLRTKRRPLSEELKDTRILSSVPLDQDEHEWLVKCASGHWSQVYGLLLRDRQLVHKRDFVSGFTALHWAAKHGNGEMLEKLVDVGVDVDARTRGGYTALHVAGLHKRDFILVTLVEKYGADVRIRDNAGKRAYHYLHHDTSEAIREMLGAPRVQQADHDKDEPFQDSSKGRHSISRLFHPHVRTHRRGHKSRLSFFSLSDDTAVDEREDEVVSHKVLLDVFE; from the coding sequence ATGCTGAGCCAAGAGAGCGTACTGTCGGTTCTTCAATCAGCGGGGGGCCGCGTGAAGAAGTCTGAGCTGGTGTCTCTCTTTAAAGACTTGGTGGACTGCGACGATCCGGCGGAGAAGACCCGGAACAGAGAACTCTTTAAGGCTTTTGTCAACAACGTGGCCTACGTGAAGGAGAGCGAGGGTGTCCGGTATGTGGTGCTCAGGAAGTCCCACCGCAAAGGTCTGCCAGAGGACCGGGAGGACCCAGAGGGCAAAGAGGAGGGTCCACAAGGTGAGGACAAGACAACCGGACTGCTGTCTCCTTTTGAGATTGCGTTGCGGAAAAGCAAAGAAGATTCACGTCTTAAAGAGCAGAGGAGGCTCGGTTCCACAGTCAAACCCTTCGCTTTGCCTCTGAGGATGCCCCCCACGGACGTAAGAGTGGACCCCCCTGAAAACCCCTTAAGAACCAAAAGGAGACCATTGTCAGAGGAGCTAAAAGACACCAGAATCTTGTCTTCAGTTCCTCTAGATCAGGACGAGCACGAGTGGCTGGTCAAGTGCGCCTCGGGTCACTGGAGTCAGGTCTACGGCCTCCTGCTGAGGGACCGCCAGCTGGTCCACAAGCGGGACTTTGTGTCGGGCTTCACCGCCCTGCACTGGGCCGCCAAGCACGGCAACGGCGAGATGCTGGAGAAGCTGGTGGACGTGGGCGTGGACGTGGACGCCCGGACGCGCGGCGGATACACGGCCTTGCACGTGGCCGGCTTGCACAAGCGGGACTTCATTCTGGTCACGCTGGTGGAGAAATACGGCGCCGACGTGCGGATACGGGACAACGCCGGCAAGAGGGCGTACCACTATCTGCACCACGACACCTCGGAGGCCATCAGGGAGATGTTAGGGGCACCTAGAGTCCAGCAGGCGGACCACGACAAGGACGAGCCGTTCCAGGACTCGTCCAAGGGCCGCCATTCCATAAGCCGCCTCTTCCATCCCCACGTGAGGACGCACAGGAGGGGCCACAAGTCCAGGCTCTCGTTCTTCTCGCTAAGCGACGATACGGCCGTCGATGAACGGGAGGACGAGGTCGTCAGCCACAAGGTTCTATTGGACGTTTTCGAGTGA